In Fusarium oxysporum f. sp. lycopersici 4287 chromosome 4, whole genome shotgun sequence, a genomic segment contains:
- a CDS encoding dihydrolipoyl dehydrogenase has protein sequence MLSSRLISRAVARPAFQKSTLPSVVASSSLSRFSRGYASSAEEKDLVVIGGGVAGYVAAIKAGQEGMKVTCIEKRGSLGGTCLNVGCIPSKSLLNNSHLYHQILHDTKARGIEVGEVKLNLANFMKAKETSVSGLTKGIEYLFKKNGVEYIKGAGSFVNEHEIKVDLNEGGETSVRGKNILIATGSEATPFPGLEIDEKRVITSTGAIALEQVPETMTVIGGGIIGLEMASVWSRLGSKVTIVEFLGQIGGPGMDTEIAKNTQKILKKQGLEFKLNTKVVSGDKSGDKVKLEVDSAKGGKPESIESDVVLVAIGRRPYTGGLGLENIGLEADDRGRVIIDSEYRTKIPHIRCVGDVTFGPMLAHKAEEEAVAVVEYIKKGYGHVNYGAIPSVMYTHPEVAWVGQSEQDLKNQNIPYRVGTFPFVANSRAKTNQDTEGMVKMLADPETDRILGVHIIGPNAGEMIAEGTLALEYGASSEDIARTCHAHPTLAEAFKEAAMATHAKAIHF, from the exons ATGCTTTCCAGTCGTTTAATATCACGAGCTGTTGCTCGCCCGGCTTTCCAGAAGTCTAC GCTCCCCAGCGTTGTCGCTTCCTCTTCGCTGTCGCGATTCAGCCGTGGATATGCCTCTTCAGCTG AAGAGAAGGATCTCGTTGTTATCGGTGGCGGCGTTGCTGGCTACGTCGCTGCTATCAAGGCTGGACAGGAGGGCATGAAG GTTACCTGCATTGAGAAGCGTGGCTCCCTCGGCGGTACCTGCTTGAACGTCGGCTGCATTCCCTCAAAATCTCTCCTCAACAACTCGCATCTCTACCACCAGATCCTCCACGACACCAAGGCCCGCGGTATCGAGGTCGGCGAGGTCAAGCTTAACCTGGCCAACTTcatgaaggccaaggagaCCTCCGTCAGCGGTCTCACCAAGGGTATCGAGTacctcttcaagaagaacggCGTTGAGTACATCAAGGGTGCTGGTTCTTTCGTCAACGAGCACGAGATCAAGGTCGACCTCAACGAGGGCGGTGAGACCAGCGTTCGCGGCAAGAACATCCTTATTGCTACTGGTTCCGAGGCCACTCCTTTCCCCGGTCTTGAGATCGACGAGAAGCGCGTCATCACCAGCACTGGTGCTATCGCCCTTGAGCAGGTCCCTGAGACCATGACCGTCATTGGTGGTGGTATCATTGGTCTTGAGATGGCCTCCGTCTGGTCTCGACTTGGCTCCAAGGTCACCATTGTCGAGTTCCTCGGCCAGATTGGTGGCCCAGGTATGGACACTGAGATCGCCAAGAACACCCAGAAgatcctcaagaagcagggTCTTGAGttcaagctcaacaccaaggttGTCAGCGGTGACAAGTCTGGcgacaaggtcaagctcGAGGTTGACTCCGCCAAGGGTGGCAAGCCCGAATCT ATCGAGTCCGACGTCGTCCTCGTTGCCATTGGTCGACGACCCTACACCGGCGGCCTCGGCCTTGAGAACATTGGCCTCGAGGCTGACGACCGCGGCCGTGTCATCATTGACTCCGAGTACCGAACCAAGATCCCCCACATCCGATGTGTTGGTGATGTCACCTTCGGCCCCATGCTTGCCcacaaggctgaggaggaggctgttgCCGTTGTCGAGTACATCAAGAAGGGTTACGGCCATGTCAACTATGGTGCCATTCCCTCCGTTATGTACACTCACCCCGAGGTCGCCTGGGTCGGCCAGAGCGAGCAGGACCTGAAGAACCAGAACATCCCTTACCGAGTCGGAACCTTCCCCTTCGTTGCCAACTCCCGAGCCAAGACCAACCAGGACACTGAGGGTATGGTCAAGATGCTCGCTGACCCCGAGACTGACCGCATTCTCGGTGTTCACATCATCGGCCCCAACGCTGGTGAGATGATCGCTGAGGGTACTCTGGCTCTCGAGTACGGTGCTTCCAGCGAGGATATCGCCCGAACCTGCCACGCCCATCCCACACTTGCCGAGGCCTTCAAGGAGGCTGCCATGGCCACCCACGCCAAGGCCATCCATTTCTAA
- a CDS encoding dihydrolipoyl dehydrogenase encodes MKVTCIEKRGSLGGTCLNVGCIPSKSLLNNSHLYHQILHDTKARGIEVGEVKLNLANFMKAKETSVSGLTKGIEYLFKKNGVEYIKGAGSFVNEHEIKVDLNEGGETSVRGKNILIATGSEATPFPGLEIDEKRVITSTGAIALEQVPETMTVIGGGIIGLEMASVWSRLGSKVTIVEFLGQIGGPGMDTEIAKNTQKILKKQGLEFKLNTKVVSGDKSGDKVKLEVDSAKGGKPESIESDVVLVAIGRRPYTGGLGLENIGLEADDRGRVIIDSEYRTKIPHIRCVGDVTFGPMLAHKAEEEAVAVVEYIKKGYGHVNYGAIPSVMYTHPEVAWVGQSEQDLKNQNIPYRVGTFPFVANSRAKTNQDTEGMVKMLADPETDRILGVHIIGPNAGEMIAEGTLALEYGASSEDIARTCHAHPTLAEAFKEAAMATHAKAIHF; translated from the exons ATGAAG GTTACCTGCATTGAGAAGCGTGGCTCCCTCGGCGGTACCTGCTTGAACGTCGGCTGCATTCCCTCAAAATCTCTCCTCAACAACTCGCATCTCTACCACCAGATCCTCCACGACACCAAGGCCCGCGGTATCGAGGTCGGCGAGGTCAAGCTTAACCTGGCCAACTTcatgaaggccaaggagaCCTCCGTCAGCGGTCTCACCAAGGGTATCGAGTacctcttcaagaagaacggCGTTGAGTACATCAAGGGTGCTGGTTCTTTCGTCAACGAGCACGAGATCAAGGTCGACCTCAACGAGGGCGGTGAGACCAGCGTTCGCGGCAAGAACATCCTTATTGCTACTGGTTCCGAGGCCACTCCTTTCCCCGGTCTTGAGATCGACGAGAAGCGCGTCATCACCAGCACTGGTGCTATCGCCCTTGAGCAGGTCCCTGAGACCATGACCGTCATTGGTGGTGGTATCATTGGTCTTGAGATGGCCTCCGTCTGGTCTCGACTTGGCTCCAAGGTCACCATTGTCGAGTTCCTCGGCCAGATTGGTGGCCCAGGTATGGACACTGAGATCGCCAAGAACACCCAGAAgatcctcaagaagcagggTCTTGAGttcaagctcaacaccaaggttGTCAGCGGTGACAAGTCTGGcgacaaggtcaagctcGAGGTTGACTCCGCCAAGGGTGGCAAGCCCGAATCT ATCGAGTCCGACGTCGTCCTCGTTGCCATTGGTCGACGACCCTACACCGGCGGCCTCGGCCTTGAGAACATTGGCCTCGAGGCTGACGACCGCGGCCGTGTCATCATTGACTCCGAGTACCGAACCAAGATCCCCCACATCCGATGTGTTGGTGATGTCACCTTCGGCCCCATGCTTGCCcacaaggctgaggaggaggctgttgCCGTTGTCGAGTACATCAAGAAGGGTTACGGCCATGTCAACTATGGTGCCATTCCCTCCGTTATGTACACTCACCCCGAGGTCGCCTGGGTCGGCCAGAGCGAGCAGGACCTGAAGAACCAGAACATCCCTTACCGAGTCGGAACCTTCCCCTTCGTTGCCAACTCCCGAGCCAAGACCAACCAGGACACTGAGGGTATGGTCAAGATGCTCGCTGACCCCGAGACTGACCGCATTCTCGGTGTTCACATCATCGGCCCCAACGCTGGTGAGATGATCGCTGAGGGTACTCTGGCTCTCGAGTACGGTGCTTCCAGCGAGGATATCGCCCGAACCTGCCACGCCCATCCCACACTTGCCGAGGCCTTCAAGGAGGCTGCCATGGCCACCCACGCCAAGGCCATCCATTTCTAA